A stretch of Bombus vancouverensis nearcticus chromosome 13, iyBomVanc1_principal, whole genome shotgun sequence DNA encodes these proteins:
- the Mef2 gene encoding myocyte enhancer factor 2 isoform X2, with protein MGRKKIQISRITDERNRQVTFNKRKFGVMKKAYELSVLCDCEIALIIFSSSNKLYQYASTDMDKVLLKYTEYNEPHESLTNKNIIEKEHKGAMSPESPEPDAIEYNLTPRTEAKYTKIDEEFQLMMQRHQHNGTRAMGQSNYTLPVSVPVNSYGESLLGSSPQMAHTSISPRPSSSETDSVYPPGGMLEMSNGYPPSASPLGGSPSPGPSPALGVGGGSANKGSNPSRHSPQPPPPPPPPHPHRTNLRVVIPTPLTQPLSEDTSYDSGHAQSTLNTPVVALQTPSVPAGYSSFGPTDYSSDLGSLAWSHQRYVDDLSMYSAATMSSISGLPHLAVSSSTPPPATSPLPVKIKSEPISPPRDPHGGNSGSNSGPSNTSNLHHTTLNVGPSSSTGAPPPHHVPHPGPQSLNLVSSRPSSNPPPSHSGSITPTNLPSPGSGTVADIRTSHSNAGGNGGNNSDYENGPLMKRSRITEGWAT; from the exons ATGGGTCGGAAGAAGATTCAAATTTCGCGCATCACGGACGAACGGAATCGTCAG GTGACATTCAACAAAAGGAAGTTTGGGGTAATGAAGAAGGCATATGAGCTGTCGGTACTATGCGACTGCGAGATCGCTCTGATTATCTTCAGTTCGAGTAACAAGCTGTATCAGTATGCGAGCACCGACATGGACAAGGTTCTTCTCAAGTACACCGAGTACAACGAACCCCATGAGTCCCTCACCAACAAGAATATCATCGAG AAGGAACATAAGGGCGCCATGTCCCCGGAAAGTCCGGAGCCTGACGCGATCGAGTACAATCTCACTCCGCGCACCGAAGCCAAATACACGAAGATCGACGAGGAGTTCCAACTGATGATGCAGAGGCACCAACATAACGGCACTCGG GCAATGGGACAATCTAATTACACTCTACCTGTATCCGTACCAGTAAATAGTTATGGCGAATCTCTACTTGGATCTAGTCCCCAAATGGCGCATACCAGCATTTCTCCAAGACCGTCGTCTTCTGAAACAGATTCAG TATATCCACCAGGAGGGATGTTGGAAATGAGTAATGGTTACCCACCATCGGCATCACCACTAGGAGGTTCACCTAGTCCAGGACCTTCGCCGGCACTAGGAGTCGGAGGAGGCAGTGCAAACAAAGGCAGTAATCCGTCTAGGCATTCACCACAACCTCCGCCTCCTCCACCGCCGCCTCATCCTCACAGGACTAATCTTCGAGTAGTTATTCCAACACCCCTTACGCAACCTCTCTCCGAAGACACTAGTTACGAT AGTGGCCATGCACAATCCACATTGAACACACCAGTAGTAGCACTACAAACACCATCAGTTCCAGCTGGATATTCTAGTTTTGGACCAACGGATTATTCCTCAGACTTAGGAAGCTTAGCATGGTCTCATCAGAGGTACGTTGATGACTTATCAATGTATTCGGCAGCCACCATGTCCAGCATCAG TGGTCTTCCCCATCTGGCAGTGTCGAGCAGTACACCGCCACCGGCCACGTCGCCATTACCAGTGAAGATAAAAAGTGAACCGATTAGTCCACCTAGAGATCCTCACGGTGGCAACAGTGGCTCGAACAGCGGGCCGAGTAATACCAGCAATCTTCATCACACGACTCTGAACGTGGGACCTTCGTCCAGTACCGGTGCACCACCTCCACATCATGTACCTCATCCGGGGCCACAATCGTTGAATCTTGTGTCGAGCAGACCGAGCAGTAATCCACCGCCATCTCACTCCGGTAGTATAACGCCGACGAACCTTCCGTCACCTGGAAGCGGCACAGTGGCAGATATTCGAACGAGTCACTCGAACGCCGGGGGAAACGGTGGGAATAACTCAGACTATGAGAATGGACCGCTGATGAAGCGTTCCAGGATCACTGAGGGCTGGGCGACTTAA
- the Mef2 gene encoding myocyte enhancer factor 2 isoform X1, whose product MGRKKIQISRITDERNRQVTFNKRKFGVMKKAYELSVLCDCEIALIIFSSSNKLYQYASTDMDKVLLKYTEYNEPHESLTNKNIIEALNKKEHKGAMSPESPEPDAIEYNLTPRTEAKYTKIDEEFQLMMQRHQHNGTRAMGQSNYTLPVSVPVNSYGESLLGSSPQMAHTSISPRPSSSETDSVYPPGGMLEMSNGYPPSASPLGGSPSPGPSPALGVGGGSANKGSNPSRHSPQPPPPPPPPHPHRTNLRVVIPTPLTQPLSEDTSYDSGHAQSTLNTPVVALQTPSVPAGYSSFGPTDYSSDLGSLAWSHQRYVDDLSMYSAATMSSISGLPHLAVSSSTPPPATSPLPVKIKSEPISPPRDPHGGNSGSNSGPSNTSNLHHTTLNVGPSSSTGAPPPHHVPHPGPQSLNLVSSRPSSNPPPSHSGSITPTNLPSPGSGTVADIRTSHSNAGGNGGNNSDYENGPLMKRSRITEGWAT is encoded by the exons ATGGGTCGGAAGAAGATTCAAATTTCGCGCATCACGGACGAACGGAATCGTCAG GTGACATTCAACAAAAGGAAGTTTGGGGTAATGAAGAAGGCATATGAGCTGTCGGTACTATGCGACTGCGAGATCGCTCTGATTATCTTCAGTTCGAGTAACAAGCTGTATCAGTATGCGAGCACCGACATGGACAAGGTTCTTCTCAAGTACACCGAGTACAACGAACCCCATGAGTCCCTCACCAACAAGAATATCATCGAG GCACTCAACAAGAAGGAACATAAGGGCGCCATGTCCCCGGAAAGTCCGGAGCCTGACGCGATCGAGTACAATCTCACTCCGCGCACCGAAGCCAAATACACGAAGATCGACGAGGAGTTCCAACTGATGATGCAGAGGCACCAACATAACGGCACTCGG GCAATGGGACAATCTAATTACACTCTACCTGTATCCGTACCAGTAAATAGTTATGGCGAATCTCTACTTGGATCTAGTCCCCAAATGGCGCATACCAGCATTTCTCCAAGACCGTCGTCTTCTGAAACAGATTCAG TATATCCACCAGGAGGGATGTTGGAAATGAGTAATGGTTACCCACCATCGGCATCACCACTAGGAGGTTCACCTAGTCCAGGACCTTCGCCGGCACTAGGAGTCGGAGGAGGCAGTGCAAACAAAGGCAGTAATCCGTCTAGGCATTCACCACAACCTCCGCCTCCTCCACCGCCGCCTCATCCTCACAGGACTAATCTTCGAGTAGTTATTCCAACACCCCTTACGCAACCTCTCTCCGAAGACACTAGTTACGAT AGTGGCCATGCACAATCCACATTGAACACACCAGTAGTAGCACTACAAACACCATCAGTTCCAGCTGGATATTCTAGTTTTGGACCAACGGATTATTCCTCAGACTTAGGAAGCTTAGCATGGTCTCATCAGAGGTACGTTGATGACTTATCAATGTATTCGGCAGCCACCATGTCCAGCATCAG TGGTCTTCCCCATCTGGCAGTGTCGAGCAGTACACCGCCACCGGCCACGTCGCCATTACCAGTGAAGATAAAAAGTGAACCGATTAGTCCACCTAGAGATCCTCACGGTGGCAACAGTGGCTCGAACAGCGGGCCGAGTAATACCAGCAATCTTCATCACACGACTCTGAACGTGGGACCTTCGTCCAGTACCGGTGCACCACCTCCACATCATGTACCTCATCCGGGGCCACAATCGTTGAATCTTGTGTCGAGCAGACCGAGCAGTAATCCACCGCCATCTCACTCCGGTAGTATAACGCCGACGAACCTTCCGTCACCTGGAAGCGGCACAGTGGCAGATATTCGAACGAGTCACTCGAACGCCGGGGGAAACGGTGGGAATAACTCAGACTATGAGAATGGACCGCTGATGAAGCGTTCCAGGATCACTGAGGGCTGGGCGACTTAA
- the Mef2 gene encoding myocyte enhancer factor 2 isoform X4 has product MGRKKIQISRITDERNRQVTFNKRKFGVMKKAYELSVLCDCEIALIIFSSSNKLYQYASTDMDKVLLKYTEYNEPHESLTNKNIIEALNKKEHKGAMSPESPEPDAIEYNLTPRTEAKYTKIDEEFQLMMQRHQHNGTRAMGQSNYTLPVSVPVNSYGESLLGSSPQMAHTSISPRPSSSETDSVYPPGGMLEMSNGYPPSASPLGGSPSPGPSPALGVGGGSANKGSNPSRHSPQPPPPPPPPHPHRTNLRSGHAQSTLNTPVVALQTPSVPAGYSSFGPTDYSSDLGSLAWSHQRYVDDLSMYSAATMSSISGLPHLAVSSSTPPPATSPLPVKIKSEPISPPRDPHGGNSGSNSGPSNTSNLHHTTLNVGPSSSTGAPPPHHVPHPGPQSLNLVSSRPSSNPPPSHSGSITPTNLPSPGSGTVADIRTSHSNAGGNGGNNSDYENGPLMKRSRITEGWAT; this is encoded by the exons ATGGGTCGGAAGAAGATTCAAATTTCGCGCATCACGGACGAACGGAATCGTCAG GTGACATTCAACAAAAGGAAGTTTGGGGTAATGAAGAAGGCATATGAGCTGTCGGTACTATGCGACTGCGAGATCGCTCTGATTATCTTCAGTTCGAGTAACAAGCTGTATCAGTATGCGAGCACCGACATGGACAAGGTTCTTCTCAAGTACACCGAGTACAACGAACCCCATGAGTCCCTCACCAACAAGAATATCATCGAG GCACTCAACAAGAAGGAACATAAGGGCGCCATGTCCCCGGAAAGTCCGGAGCCTGACGCGATCGAGTACAATCTCACTCCGCGCACCGAAGCCAAATACACGAAGATCGACGAGGAGTTCCAACTGATGATGCAGAGGCACCAACATAACGGCACTCGG GCAATGGGACAATCTAATTACACTCTACCTGTATCCGTACCAGTAAATAGTTATGGCGAATCTCTACTTGGATCTAGTCCCCAAATGGCGCATACCAGCATTTCTCCAAGACCGTCGTCTTCTGAAACAGATTCAG TATATCCACCAGGAGGGATGTTGGAAATGAGTAATGGTTACCCACCATCGGCATCACCACTAGGAGGTTCACCTAGTCCAGGACCTTCGCCGGCACTAGGAGTCGGAGGAGGCAGTGCAAACAAAGGCAGTAATCCGTCTAGGCATTCACCACAACCTCCGCCTCCTCCACCGCCGCCTCATCCTCACAGGACTAATCTTCGA AGTGGCCATGCACAATCCACATTGAACACACCAGTAGTAGCACTACAAACACCATCAGTTCCAGCTGGATATTCTAGTTTTGGACCAACGGATTATTCCTCAGACTTAGGAAGCTTAGCATGGTCTCATCAGAGGTACGTTGATGACTTATCAATGTATTCGGCAGCCACCATGTCCAGCATCAG TGGTCTTCCCCATCTGGCAGTGTCGAGCAGTACACCGCCACCGGCCACGTCGCCATTACCAGTGAAGATAAAAAGTGAACCGATTAGTCCACCTAGAGATCCTCACGGTGGCAACAGTGGCTCGAACAGCGGGCCGAGTAATACCAGCAATCTTCATCACACGACTCTGAACGTGGGACCTTCGTCCAGTACCGGTGCACCACCTCCACATCATGTACCTCATCCGGGGCCACAATCGTTGAATCTTGTGTCGAGCAGACCGAGCAGTAATCCACCGCCATCTCACTCCGGTAGTATAACGCCGACGAACCTTCCGTCACCTGGAAGCGGCACAGTGGCAGATATTCGAACGAGTCACTCGAACGCCGGGGGAAACGGTGGGAATAACTCAGACTATGAGAATGGACCGCTGATGAAGCGTTCCAGGATCACTGAGGGCTGGGCGACTTAA
- the Mef2 gene encoding myocyte enhancer factor 2 isoform X3, with protein MGRKKIQISRITDERNRQVTFNKRKFGVMKKAYELSVLCDCEIALIIFSSSNKLYQYASTDMDKVLLKYTEYNEPHESLTNKNIIEALNKKEHKGAMSPESPEPDAIEYNLTPRTEAKYTKIDEEFQLMMQRHQHNGTRAMGQSNYTLPVSVPVNSYGESLLGSSPQMAHTSISPRPSSSETDSVYPPGGMLEMSNGYPPSASPLGGSPSPGPSPALGVGGGSANKGSNPSRHSPQPPPPPPPPHPHRTNLRVVIPTPLTQPLSEDTSYDSGHAQSTLNTPVVALQTPSVPAGYSSFGPTDYSSDLGSLAWSHQSGLPHLAVSSSTPPPATSPLPVKIKSEPISPPRDPHGGNSGSNSGPSNTSNLHHTTLNVGPSSSTGAPPPHHVPHPGPQSLNLVSSRPSSNPPPSHSGSITPTNLPSPGSGTVADIRTSHSNAGGNGGNNSDYENGPLMKRSRITEGWAT; from the exons ATGGGTCGGAAGAAGATTCAAATTTCGCGCATCACGGACGAACGGAATCGTCAG GTGACATTCAACAAAAGGAAGTTTGGGGTAATGAAGAAGGCATATGAGCTGTCGGTACTATGCGACTGCGAGATCGCTCTGATTATCTTCAGTTCGAGTAACAAGCTGTATCAGTATGCGAGCACCGACATGGACAAGGTTCTTCTCAAGTACACCGAGTACAACGAACCCCATGAGTCCCTCACCAACAAGAATATCATCGAG GCACTCAACAAGAAGGAACATAAGGGCGCCATGTCCCCGGAAAGTCCGGAGCCTGACGCGATCGAGTACAATCTCACTCCGCGCACCGAAGCCAAATACACGAAGATCGACGAGGAGTTCCAACTGATGATGCAGAGGCACCAACATAACGGCACTCGG GCAATGGGACAATCTAATTACACTCTACCTGTATCCGTACCAGTAAATAGTTATGGCGAATCTCTACTTGGATCTAGTCCCCAAATGGCGCATACCAGCATTTCTCCAAGACCGTCGTCTTCTGAAACAGATTCAG TATATCCACCAGGAGGGATGTTGGAAATGAGTAATGGTTACCCACCATCGGCATCACCACTAGGAGGTTCACCTAGTCCAGGACCTTCGCCGGCACTAGGAGTCGGAGGAGGCAGTGCAAACAAAGGCAGTAATCCGTCTAGGCATTCACCACAACCTCCGCCTCCTCCACCGCCGCCTCATCCTCACAGGACTAATCTTCGAGTAGTTATTCCAACACCCCTTACGCAACCTCTCTCCGAAGACACTAGTTACGAT AGTGGCCATGCACAATCCACATTGAACACACCAGTAGTAGCACTACAAACACCATCAGTTCCAGCTGGATATTCTAGTTTTGGACCAACGGATTATTCCTCAGACTTAGGAAGCTTAGCATGGTCTCATCAGAG TGGTCTTCCCCATCTGGCAGTGTCGAGCAGTACACCGCCACCGGCCACGTCGCCATTACCAGTGAAGATAAAAAGTGAACCGATTAGTCCACCTAGAGATCCTCACGGTGGCAACAGTGGCTCGAACAGCGGGCCGAGTAATACCAGCAATCTTCATCACACGACTCTGAACGTGGGACCTTCGTCCAGTACCGGTGCACCACCTCCACATCATGTACCTCATCCGGGGCCACAATCGTTGAATCTTGTGTCGAGCAGACCGAGCAGTAATCCACCGCCATCTCACTCCGGTAGTATAACGCCGACGAACCTTCCGTCACCTGGAAGCGGCACAGTGGCAGATATTCGAACGAGTCACTCGAACGCCGGGGGAAACGGTGGGAATAACTCAGACTATGAGAATGGACCGCTGATGAAGCGTTCCAGGATCACTGAGGGCTGGGCGACTTAA